One Leptospira wolbachii serovar Codice str. CDC genomic region harbors:
- a CDS encoding phospholipase C/P1 nuclease family protein yields MKQFFTTILILTFTLPLFAWNNHAGITYLILKDHWKDKNAPKVKVESLKTFLSKEKSSIQDSLSLSEEWALKQLPHLTPTNESLKFSKTTKDADLVVSFYKALRVNPNHKAALYIQSVLKRNGTKLPLNQLTTLNDKGKLGNETFLALQEGQTIGADEVLISATDEPDYDLDLYLFEDSASEVGKIYGFGSQPFGNPAVEFSSQAPFHMGFFYEPGIIFALAGFLKRTYPEYRIHQFTELSNLAFRTGHPYWGYRFAGWALHYIQDLTQPYHSSVLPRVSAAKQIGVQLVSIVGYQSPKDNMIRFVSGRHTLIEEYQYYLIRNLIETKNWNHSVASSITGFSEKDQIEWQGMDALRGNVCKEAYDAGEPMDEQLEHLEIPKYETLYEPNHPIHNILGSLLRNTSKHTRAYLDALKTN; encoded by the coding sequence ATGAAACAATTCTTCACAACTATTCTAATTTTGACTTTTACATTACCCCTATTTGCCTGGAACAACCATGCAGGAATTACCTATCTAATCTTAAAGGACCATTGGAAGGATAAAAACGCACCCAAAGTCAAAGTAGAATCTTTAAAAACTTTTTTATCAAAGGAAAAATCCTCGATTCAAGACAGTTTGTCTCTTTCAGAAGAATGGGCTCTGAAACAACTTCCACACCTAACACCCACAAACGAAAGTTTGAAATTTTCAAAAACAACAAAGGATGCCGACCTTGTAGTCAGTTTTTATAAAGCCCTTCGTGTCAATCCCAACCACAAAGCAGCCTTGTACATCCAATCAGTTCTCAAAAGAAATGGAACCAAACTTCCATTAAACCAACTCACAACACTAAATGACAAAGGGAAATTGGGAAACGAAACTTTTTTAGCCCTTCAAGAAGGGCAAACCATCGGTGCTGATGAAGTTTTGATTTCAGCCACGGATGAACCTGACTATGATTTAGATTTGTATTTATTTGAAGATAGCGCAAGTGAAGTGGGGAAAATTTATGGGTTTGGAAGCCAACCATTCGGAAATCCAGCCGTTGAGTTTTCCTCACAAGCTCCTTTCCACATGGGATTCTTTTATGAACCTGGAATCATCTTTGCCCTTGCCGGTTTTCTAAAACGAACCTATCCCGAATACCGTATCCACCAATTTACAGAGCTTTCCAATTTAGCATTCCGAACAGGCCATCCTTATTGGGGCTACCGTTTTGCTGGTTGGGCCTTGCATTATATCCAGGACCTCACACAACCTTACCACTCCTCCGTACTACCAAGAGTCAGTGCGGCAAAACAAATTGGCGTACAACTTGTATCTATTGTGGGATACCAATCCCCAAAAGATAATATGATCCGGTTTGTTTCAGGAAGACATACTTTAATCGAAGAATATCAATACTATTTGATTCGAAACTTAATCGAAACAAAAAACTGGAACCACTCTGTCGCAAGTTCCATCACGGGATTTTCAGAAAAGGACCAAATCGAATGGCAGGGAATGGATGCTTTACGGGGAAATGTTTGTAAAGAAGCTTATGATGCTGGCGAACCAATGGATGAGCAACTGGAACATTTAGAAATTCCTAAGTACGAAACCCTATATGAGCCAAACCATCCGATACATAATATTCTTGGATCCCTTTTACGTAATACATCCAAACACACAAGAGCCTATTTGGATGCTCTTAAAACAAACTAA
- a CDS encoding DUF2237 family protein — translation MEMDESLNVLGGPLAPCSTHPLTGFFRDGCCNTSDDDVGSHTVCVLATEEFLESQKQSGNDLITPWPQYAFPGVKPGERWCLCASRWLEAYRNGVPPKVFLESTHKRALEIIPLELLERFAADDFD, via the coding sequence ATGGAAATGGATGAATCTTTGAATGTACTCGGTGGACCCCTGGCTCCTTGTTCCACTCATCCTCTGACTGGTTTTTTTAGGGATGGATGTTGTAATACATCCGATGATGACGTTGGTTCTCATACGGTTTGTGTTCTTGCAACAGAAGAATTTTTAGAATCCCAAAAACAAAGTGGCAATGACCTAATCACTCCTTGGCCACAATACGCTTTCCCGGGAGTAAAGCCCGGAGAACGTTGGTGCCTTTGCGCCTCTAGGTGGTTAGAAGCTTACCGCAACGGAGTTCCTCCAAAGGTCTTTCTTGAGTCCACCCACAAACGTGCGTTAGAGATCATTCCTTTGGAGTTACTCGAAAGATTTGCGGCGGACGATTTCGATTAG
- a CDS encoding M23 family metallopeptidase translates to MIRFLFILLFLGFSFGLYAETNVTEECNQEWICLIQTKDEDGIELSIRNHNPNPKITNSVLLNATLINFKTDLVFPYFVVVKGPAPVYITKFLLEDKTKNAFHSFSFRVRPGDWDSIHDDSVSYLLPFSPEIRAKVVQGYNGSVTHFGNFAYSIDFGIPVGTPVHAARKGYVMATEARYSEGGFRRDLLSKANFIIIQHEDGTLGNYAHLMKNGVVVKLGDMVEAGQLIGYSGNTGYTQGPHLHFEVHKPNRQLEVTTIPTVFKTQYSDRDTLNEYYMYWHPRVGINTKTDILEEDIQICKLTTKREKTQCGETSFQLGENFLVSLEFVRPGNQRIEVDISIDGKGFEPMKLDWVAQRNLAFEGRYLSIANNPKFIGRWKVRVRVNGEEKKILFFDVKA, encoded by the coding sequence GTGATCAGGTTTTTATTTATTTTATTGTTTTTGGGTTTTTCCTTTGGATTGTATGCGGAAACCAATGTTACGGAAGAATGCAATCAAGAATGGATTTGTCTTATTCAAACAAAGGATGAAGATGGAATTGAGCTGTCCATCCGTAACCACAATCCTAATCCTAAAATTACAAATTCCGTTTTGCTCAATGCCACCCTTATCAATTTTAAAACAGATTTAGTTTTCCCATACTTTGTTGTAGTTAAGGGACCAGCTCCAGTATATATAACAAAATTTCTATTAGAAGACAAAACCAAAAATGCCTTCCATTCTTTTTCCTTTCGTGTAAGGCCAGGTGATTGGGATAGCATTCATGATGATTCTGTGAGTTATCTATTGCCTTTTAGTCCAGAAATTCGTGCAAAGGTAGTACAGGGATACAATGGATCGGTTACTCATTTTGGTAACTTCGCCTATTCTATCGATTTTGGAATCCCTGTAGGCACTCCAGTTCATGCGGCAAGAAAAGGTTACGTAATGGCAACTGAGGCACGTTATTCGGAAGGTGGGTTTCGAAGGGATTTATTATCAAAGGCTAATTTTATCATCATCCAACATGAGGATGGAACTTTGGGGAATTATGCCCACCTAATGAAAAATGGTGTTGTTGTAAAACTGGGAGATATGGTAGAAGCCGGGCAATTGATTGGATACTCGGGTAACACTGGTTATACGCAAGGGCCTCACCTACATTTCGAAGTACATAAACCAAATCGTCAATTAGAAGTAACAACAATCCCAACTGTGTTTAAAACACAATATTCCGATAGGGACACTCTAAATGAATATTATATGTATTGGCATCCGCGTGTAGGCATCAATACCAAAACCGACATACTAGAAGAAGACATTCAAATTTGTAAGTTAACAACAAAACGAGAAAAGACACAATGCGGTGAAACTTCTTTTCAGTTGGGTGAGAACTTTTTGGTCTCCTTGGAGTTTGTCAGGCCAGGAAACCAACGGATTGAGGTAGATATATCTATTGATGGAAAGGGTTTTGAGCCTATGAAACTGGACTGGGTCGCTCAAAGGAATTTGGCCTTTGAAGGTAGATACCTGTCGATTGCAAACAATCCCAAGTTTATTGGCCGTTGGAAGGTCCGAGTGAGGGTCAACGGAGAGGAAAAAAAGATTCTTTTTTTTGATGTAAAAGCATAA
- a CDS encoding M23 family metallopeptidase gives MRFSFFILFLVCPIGFLIAKEHSEFCSMERLCVIYVQDKTGVDIYFQNKIAIDETYTTISVNATSTNMKSSLKLPLVTVLKGPKRKKLFRLKVNKPNKRWVYQIKYKWILGNYSVSHDPKTVYDLPFEKGMKVRIYQGYKGIKSHQGDNRYSIDFGLKEGDLITAARDGIVIDTEQKNNEGGFEMKYIHSANYIKILHEDGTIGQYAHLRYMGVLVKRGQRVAAGTPIGYAGSTGFSDGPHLHFEVYKPTPNLRKKTIPTLFRTESSEGELVSEGQLHWRRDPNAPMVKIVSDIEEIQICESIQNLERLGCNGTSFAKGSPLYFYIPLLKPSRYKIQISVRKNGTSILKLYNWETNPEWWDTYLDVQLEDPSESMEGDWTATISIDGIVQKEIEFQVTSVK, from the coding sequence ATGAGATTTAGTTTTTTCATCCTATTTTTGGTTTGTCCTATTGGATTTTTAATTGCCAAAGAACATTCAGAATTCTGCTCCATGGAAAGACTTTGTGTTATTTATGTTCAGGACAAAACGGGAGTCGACATCTACTTCCAAAACAAAATAGCTATCGATGAAACCTATACAACTATTTCTGTCAATGCAACTTCCACGAATATGAAAAGTTCTCTAAAACTCCCTTTGGTTACGGTATTAAAAGGTCCCAAACGTAAAAAACTCTTCCGTCTGAAAGTAAATAAACCTAACAAACGCTGGGTCTATCAAATCAAATATAAATGGATTCTTGGTAATTATTCCGTTTCTCATGATCCAAAAACTGTTTACGACCTACCCTTTGAGAAGGGAATGAAAGTTCGTATCTATCAGGGTTATAAGGGAATCAAAAGCCATCAAGGTGACAATCGTTATTCGATTGATTTTGGATTGAAAGAAGGTGATTTGATTACAGCCGCGAGAGATGGCATTGTGATCGATACGGAACAAAAAAATAACGAGGGTGGATTTGAAATGAAATATATCCACTCAGCAAATTATATAAAGATTCTCCATGAGGATGGAACGATTGGTCAATACGCTCACCTCCGTTATATGGGTGTTCTTGTCAAACGTGGACAACGAGTTGCTGCTGGAACTCCTATTGGATATGCTGGTAGTACTGGATTTAGTGACGGTCCTCATTTACATTTTGAAGTGTACAAGCCAACTCCCAACTTACGCAAAAAAACAATTCCGACATTGTTTCGAACAGAGTCCTCCGAGGGGGAACTTGTCTCGGAGGGACAACTCCATTGGCGAAGAGATCCAAATGCACCTATGGTTAAGATTGTTTCTGATATAGAGGAAATCCAAATCTGTGAATCGATTCAAAATTTGGAACGTTTAGGCTGTAATGGTACATCTTTTGCGAAAGGTTCTCCTCTCTACTTTTATATTCCTCTTTTGAAACCATCTCGTTACAAGATACAAATTTCCGTTCGTAAAAATGGAACCTCTATTTTGAAATTGTATAATTGGGAGACAAATCCTGAATGGTGGGATACCTATTTAGATGTCCAATTGGAAGATCCTTCGGAATCTATGGAAGGGGATTGGACTGCAACTATCTCTATAGATGGCATTGTCCAAAAAGAAATTGAATTTCAAGTAACGAGTGTAAAGTGA
- a CDS encoding glutathione S-transferase N-terminal domain-containing protein has product MSSTLYTFPISHFSEKARWALDLANYPYQLNPLVPGQHIQTLKPLVNDLYVPVLETETGIIQGSGNILDLVEEKAFGHKASAEEKLMEEKIDTQIGKSLQTLLYHFILDYPDIVGKLFLLKPVSLSETVGPPEHFDLIALSLKRRYKITPKNLEVVKQSLDEGSKELLEIYKSRKFFNGDSFGRVDLTVASLMGMLAEPKESPAYPWFASVQMPDSFLTWRKELGLELLFDRIKEFYKEFRTQSK; this is encoded by the coding sequence ATGAGTTCAACCTTATATACTTTTCCCATCTCTCATTTTTCTGAAAAAGCAAGGTGGGCATTGGATCTTGCAAATTATCCCTACCAACTAAATCCACTGGTTCCCGGACAACACATCCAAACGTTAAAACCTCTTGTGAATGATCTTTATGTGCCAGTTTTAGAGACGGAGACAGGTATCATTCAAGGTTCAGGGAACATTTTAGATTTAGTGGAAGAAAAAGCTTTTGGTCACAAAGCATCAGCAGAAGAAAAACTGATGGAAGAGAAAATAGACACACAAATCGGAAAAAGTTTACAAACACTTTTATATCACTTTATCCTAGATTATCCAGATATTGTAGGGAAATTGTTTTTATTAAAACCTGTTTCACTTAGTGAAACGGTAGGACCTCCAGAGCATTTTGATTTGATTGCCTTATCTCTCAAAAGAAGATACAAAATCACTCCAAAAAATTTGGAAGTCGTAAAACAATCTTTAGATGAAGGTTCCAAAGAACTACTAGAAATATACAAGAGCAGAAAATTCTTCAATGGAGATTCTTTCGGACGAGTCGATTTAACGGTAGCAAGTCTTATGGGTATGCTTGCAGAACCAAAAGAATCCCCCGCCTATCCTTGGTTTGCATCGGTTCAAATGCCCGATTCTTTTCTTACGTGGCGTAAAGAATTAGGACTGGAATTGTTATTCGATAGAATTAAAGAGTTCTATAAAGAGTTTCGAACCCAATCCAAATAA
- the cutA gene encoding divalent-cation tolerance protein CutA has product MNEPWDYYTVYVTFSSEEEAKKIAKIVVTERLAACANIFKGMDSIYVWKDVLEESTEVVCLYKTTKEKSELLMQRIKELHSYETPCIVLWPIVSGNPDYLDWVRNSL; this is encoded by the coding sequence ATGAATGAACCTTGGGATTACTACACAGTCTATGTTACTTTTTCCTCTGAAGAGGAGGCAAAAAAAATCGCCAAAATTGTTGTTACTGAACGGTTGGCTGCTTGTGCCAACATCTTCAAGGGAATGGATTCCATTTACGTTTGGAAAGATGTTTTGGAAGAGTCAACAGAAGTTGTTTGTTTATATAAAACAACAAAGGAGAAGTCGGAGCTTTTAATGCAGAGAATCAAAGAATTACATTCTTATGAAACTCCCTGCATTGTTTTGTGGCCTATTGTTTCAGGAAATCCCGATTATTTGGATTGGGTTCGAAACTCTTTATAG
- a CDS encoding NADase-type glycan-binding domain-containing protein encodes MQFSFSKTSLLIGAICLPIFAGPLNPPSITSTSQLLPKSKKYTPIFAMDGKLKTSWVEGADGEGIGESLQIKYKSPINFRSLSIYNGFGDPKLWATNNRIKKLKISTEEGNEEIITLKDSLSLQRIEFKSELRAREISLTIQEVYKGTNPENTAIAEVVFNSEQAGSALIPPKNTWAIGKWKTKSNIARIQLHNDGTCEMGYETAKMLCTWTEKGDKVIVSLEATLPLTNTDILEIKRRGNPSDPTLEINGKHEFISNRDGV; translated from the coding sequence ATGCAGTTTTCTTTTTCAAAAACTTCCCTACTCATCGGCGCTATCTGCTTGCCGATCTTTGCCGGACCACTCAATCCTCCGAGTATTACTTCCACGAGTCAATTGTTACCAAAGTCAAAAAAATACACACCCATCTTTGCTATGGATGGAAAACTCAAAACCAGTTGGGTCGAAGGTGCGGATGGCGAAGGAATTGGCGAATCCTTACAAATCAAATACAAGTCACCTATCAACTTTCGTTCTTTATCCATCTACAATGGATTTGGTGATCCAAAACTTTGGGCGACAAACAATCGAATCAAAAAACTAAAAATTTCCACAGAAGAGGGAAATGAAGAAATTATCACTCTGAAAGATAGTTTGTCTCTCCAAAGGATAGAATTCAAATCCGAACTTCGGGCTAGAGAAATCTCTCTCACTATCCAAGAAGTATATAAAGGAACTAACCCCGAAAATACAGCCATCGCAGAAGTGGTATTCAATTCAGAACAAGCGGGATCAGCCCTCATTCCTCCTAAAAATACATGGGCCATTGGTAAGTGGAAAACAAAATCAAATATAGCAAGGATCCAACTTCATAACGATGGAACTTGTGAGATGGGGTACGAAACAGCTAAGATGTTATGTACTTGGACGGAAAAAGGAGACAAAGTCATCGTAAGTTTAGAGGCAACTCTTCCTCTTACCAATACTGATATTTTAGAAATCAAACGTCGCGGAAATCCATCGGATCCTACGTTAGAAATTAATGGAAAACATGAATTTATCTCGAACAGAGACGGAGTTTAA
- a CDS encoding DegT/DnrJ/EryC1/StrS family aminotransferase, whose amino-acid sequence MSTETIQRPIRKEKDIEFFKPTLSREDLKGVLECLVDEHLSTGEIVERFEKTFCHTFKIKHAISSNSLTSAYHLALLALGVKAGDSVLLSSYAPISALDAIFLLQAKPVLVDLKRNSFHPCPEEFLRKKNESGARFALFDHSFGSLIRLSDYSIEGLEVLEDFTEAIGATSETISVGKQSRLAICGLSAENIITTGNGAMIITSEVSLSNAVKSYKSGPSAKRNFGEPKYDYNLVDYQAALGIEQLSKLGVILERKKKIASAYLQAVQNSRLETYFQNPTEDTFQRFPIVVSGQNYEEIQRYFKSIHIGTQRTVDEPLHRVLEVNPLEFPNAERLYQRGHCIPIYPNLTKDNVQRIATAIRRIY is encoded by the coding sequence ATGAGCACCGAAACAATACAAAGACCCATTCGAAAAGAAAAAGATATCGAATTTTTTAAACCTACCCTTTCTCGGGAAGACCTGAAAGGTGTTTTGGAATGTCTCGTAGACGAACATCTTTCTACGGGTGAAATTGTGGAAAGATTTGAAAAAACGTTCTGTCACACTTTTAAAATCAAACATGCTATCTCTTCTAATTCCCTTACCTCGGCATACCATTTAGCATTACTTGCGTTAGGTGTAAAAGCAGGAGACTCGGTTCTCCTTTCTAGTTATGCTCCGATCTCTGCTTTGGATGCCATTTTCCTTTTGCAAGCAAAACCAGTGCTTGTGGATTTGAAACGAAATTCCTTCCATCCATGTCCTGAAGAATTCCTTCGCAAAAAAAATGAATCGGGTGCTCGTTTCGCTCTTTTTGATCATAGTTTTGGATCTCTCATTCGTTTGAGTGATTATTCCATCGAAGGTTTGGAAGTTTTAGAAGACTTTACTGAGGCCATTGGGGCAACTTCCGAAACCATAAGTGTAGGAAAACAATCCAGACTTGCGATATGTGGACTCAGTGCAGAAAACATCATTACCACTGGAAACGGTGCGATGATCATTACTTCAGAAGTTTCTCTTTCCAATGCAGTAAAGTCATACAAATCGGGTCCTTCCGCAAAACGTAACTTTGGTGAACCAAAGTATGATTACAATTTGGTAGATTACCAAGCAGCTCTTGGAATTGAACAACTTTCCAAACTGGGTGTGATCTTGGAACGTAAGAAAAAAATCGCCTCTGCTTATTTACAAGCGGTTCAAAATTCTCGGCTAGAAACCTACTTCCAAAATCCAACAGAAGATACCTTCCAAAGATTTCCTATAGTTGTCTCGGGACAAAACTACGAAGAGATCCAAAGATATTTTAAATCCATCCATATCGGAACTCAAAGAACTGTGGATGAACCACTTCACCGTGTATTGGAAGTGAACCCTTTGGAATTTCCTAATGCAGAACGTCTTTACCAACGAGGGCATTGTATACCGATTTATCCTAACCTAACAAAAGATAACGTACAACGGATCGCAACAGCCATCCGACGCATCTATTGA
- a CDS encoding valine--pyruvate transaminase: protein MTPMTDSFSSLWATRLRQNQGIRSLMEDLGQVTGHPDEILLGGGNPAHIAEAEEIFADCFLSLAKDPSLTALLGDYQAPIGNERFRTLAAEYLSSHLEARLTKDNIAFLNGSQNAYAYLLNIHSGKMTDGSFKKILLPIVPEYIGYADQSIEADAFVATKPEVIPTGNHRFRYGLNKTDFDLSSVGCVALSRPTNPTGNILSLKDIHWMEERTQKESIPLLIDLAYGNPFPNLIGEEEPVTYRDGRTLSLSFSKIGLPGVRLGIIISNPETIETLSSYAAVGNLAVGNLGVYMMDILFRKNILPRLAKNVLRPFYDKKRELAVSIFESEFQKQGVEYEIHDPMGGFFLWIRFPNLSVSNHKLYHLCKDKRLFIVSGHYFFPGLNSDFSHTQDCIRLTYCRKEEELARGAHILAEIVASHQAKSK, encoded by the coding sequence ATGACCCCCATGACGGATTCTTTTTCTTCTCTTTGGGCCACTCGCCTCCGCCAAAACCAGGGAATCCGATCCCTGATGGAAGATCTGGGCCAAGTCACAGGCCATCCAGACGAAATCCTACTCGGCGGCGGAAATCCGGCGCATATTGCAGAAGCAGAAGAAATTTTTGCCGATTGTTTTCTCTCCCTGGCTAAAGACCCTTCGCTTACGGCACTTCTCGGCGACTACCAAGCTCCCATTGGGAATGAACGTTTTCGCACCCTCGCTGCAGAATACTTATCTTCGCATTTGGAGGCAAGGCTCACTAAAGACAACATAGCTTTTTTGAATGGAAGCCAAAATGCCTATGCGTATTTACTCAACATCCATTCCGGCAAAATGACAGATGGGAGTTTCAAAAAAATCCTTCTTCCCATTGTGCCAGAATACATTGGTTATGCGGACCAATCCATCGAAGCCGATGCCTTTGTGGCAACCAAACCCGAAGTGATTCCGACAGGGAACCACAGGTTTCGTTATGGATTAAACAAAACTGATTTTGATTTGTCGAGTGTAGGTTGTGTTGCTCTTTCTCGCCCTACCAATCCTACAGGAAATATTCTGTCTCTAAAAGACATTCATTGGATGGAAGAAAGAACCCAAAAGGAATCGATTCCCCTCCTCATTGACTTAGCTTATGGAAACCCATTTCCCAACTTAATTGGAGAGGAAGAACCTGTCACTTATCGGGATGGGAGAACTCTCTCACTCAGTTTTTCCAAAATTGGGCTGCCGGGAGTTCGTTTAGGGATCATCATTTCGAATCCAGAGACAATTGAAACTCTTTCTTCGTATGCCGCGGTAGGCAATTTAGCAGTGGGAAATCTCGGTGTGTATATGATGGACATCCTATTTCGGAAGAACATTCTTCCACGCCTTGCAAAAAACGTCTTACGTCCGTTTTATGACAAAAAAAGAGAACTTGCAGTTTCTATCTTTGAATCGGAATTCCAAAAACAAGGTGTTGAGTACGAAATCCATGACCCTATGGGTGGTTTTTTTCTTTGGATTCGTTTTCCAAATCTATCTGTATCCAATCACAAACTTTACCACCTTTGTAAAGATAAACGGCTCTTTATTGTTTCAGGACATTATTTCTTTCCGGGATTAAACTCAGATTTTTCGCACACTCAAGATTGCATACGTTTGACATATTGCCGTAAGGAAGAAGAATTAGCCAGGGGAGCCCATATCCTAGCGGAAATTGTGGCCTCTCACCAGGCAAAATCCAAATGA